In a genomic window of Mycolicibacter heraklionensis:
- the ctaD gene encoding aa3-type cytochrome oxidase subunit I, translating to MTVEARSVASLQARHPFPARLGPKGTLLYKLVTTTDHKMIGIMYVVTCYALFFVGGLLALFMRAELAAPGLQFLSNEQYNQLFTMHGTIMLLLYATPIVFGFANLVLPLQIGAPDVAFPRLNAFSYWLFLFGALITIAGFITPGGAADFGWTAYTPLSDAIHSPGAGSDLWIMGLIVAGLGTILGGVNMITTVVCMRAPGMTMFRMPIFTWNILVTSVLVLIAFPLLTAALFGLAADRHLGAHIYDPANGGVLLWQHLFWFFGHPEVYIVALPFFGIVTEILPVFSRKPVFGYTTLVYATLAIGALSAAVWAHHMFATGAVLLPFFAVTSYLIAVPTGIKFFNWVGTMWKGQLTFETPMLFSIGFLVTFLLGGLTGVLLASPPLDFHVTDTYFVVAHFHYTLFGTIVFSTFAGVYFWFPKMTGRLLDERLGKLHFWLTLIGFHTTFLVQHWLGNNGMPRRYADYLPTDGFTTLNVISTIGAFILGVSMLPFVWNVFRSWRYGEPVTVDDPWGYGNSLEWATSCPPPRHNFTELPRIRSERPAFELHYPHMVERLRAEAHVSRRRDVADESALHAGLHP from the coding sequence ATGACTGTAGAGGCTCGCTCTGTTGCTTCGCTGCAAGCGCGCCACCCGTTTCCGGCCCGGTTGGGCCCGAAGGGGACGCTGCTCTACAAGCTGGTGACGACGACCGATCACAAGATGATCGGGATCATGTATGTCGTCACCTGCTATGCGCTGTTTTTCGTCGGCGGGCTGCTGGCGCTGTTCATGCGCGCCGAGCTGGCCGCGCCGGGTCTGCAGTTCTTGTCGAACGAGCAGTACAACCAGCTGTTCACCATGCACGGCACCATCATGCTGCTGCTGTATGCCACCCCGATCGTGTTCGGCTTCGCCAACCTGGTGTTGCCGCTGCAGATCGGCGCCCCCGACGTCGCGTTCCCCCGGCTGAACGCGTTCTCCTACTGGCTGTTCTTGTTCGGCGCCCTGATCACCATCGCGGGCTTCATCACCCCCGGCGGAGCCGCCGACTTCGGCTGGACCGCCTACACGCCGCTCTCAGATGCCATCCACTCACCCGGCGCCGGCAGCGACCTGTGGATCATGGGACTGATCGTCGCCGGGCTGGGCACGATCCTGGGCGGGGTCAACATGATCACCACCGTGGTGTGCATGCGCGCACCCGGGATGACGATGTTTCGGATGCCGATCTTCACCTGGAACATCCTGGTGACGTCGGTGCTGGTGCTGATCGCCTTCCCGTTGCTGACCGCCGCGCTGTTCGGGCTGGCCGCCGACCGGCACCTGGGCGCACACATCTACGACCCGGCCAACGGCGGAGTCCTGTTGTGGCAGCATCTGTTCTGGTTCTTCGGACACCCCGAGGTCTACATCGTCGCCCTGCCGTTTTTTGGCATCGTCACCGAGATCCTGCCGGTGTTTTCCCGCAAACCGGTCTTCGGCTACACCACCCTGGTGTATGCCACTCTCGCCATCGGCGCGTTGTCGGCGGCGGTGTGGGCGCATCACATGTTCGCCACCGGTGCCGTGCTGCTGCCGTTTTTCGCCGTCACCTCGTATCTGATCGCGGTGCCGACCGGGATCAAATTCTTCAACTGGGTCGGCACCATGTGGAAGGGCCAGCTGACCTTTGAGACGCCGATGTTGTTCTCGATCGGATTCCTGGTCACCTTCCTGCTGGGCGGCCTGACCGGCGTGCTGCTGGCCAGCCCGCCGCTGGACTTCCACGTCACCGACACCTATTTCGTGGTCGCGCACTTCCACTACACGCTGTTCGGCACCATCGTGTTCTCCACCTTCGCCGGCGTCTACTTCTGGTTTCCGAAGATGACCGGTCGGCTGCTCGACGAGCGGCTGGGCAAGCTGCACTTCTGGTTGACGCTGATCGGTTTTCACACCACATTCTTGGTGCAGCACTGGCTGGGCAACAACGGCATGCCGCGCCGCTACGCCGATTACCTGCCCACCGACGGCTTCACCACATTGAATGTCATCTCGACGATCGGGGCGTTCATCCTAGGTGTATCGATGCTTCCGTTCGTGTGGAACGTGTTCCGCAGCTGGCGCTACGGCGAGCCCGTCACCGTCGATGACCCGTGGGGGTACGGCAACTCGCTGGAATGGGCAACCAGCTGCCCGCCGCCGCGGCACAACTTCACCGAGCTGCCCCGCATCCGCTCCGAACGCCCGGCGTTCGAACTGCACTACCCCCACATGGTCGAACGGCTCCGCGCCGAAGCCCACGTCAGCCGCCGTCGCGACGTGGCCGATGAATCCGCGCTCCACGCGGGTCTGCACCCATAG
- a CDS encoding TetR/AcrR family transcriptional regulator has product MNSSGPRGRRAGKPDTRNQILNVARRRFLEGGYQAVTLRSVAAEAGVDLALISYHFGAKRGLISEALALSANPADVIDRVAAEGDPATFAQRTLQGLLALWEEPDSGAPLRALIAGAAHDAALASLVKEMVEREMIDKVATRIGGADAHKRAAAFCGQIAGLVVTRYILHLEPVCSMTHDELIRLYTPLLRLALKPATPAHGGVR; this is encoded by the coding sequence ATGAATTCTTCGGGCCCTCGGGGACGCAGAGCCGGCAAACCCGATACTCGCAACCAGATCCTCAACGTGGCCCGCCGACGGTTCCTGGAGGGCGGATATCAGGCCGTCACCCTACGATCCGTCGCCGCCGAGGCGGGTGTTGACCTCGCCCTGATCAGTTACCACTTCGGCGCGAAGAGAGGGCTGATCAGCGAAGCCCTCGCCTTGTCGGCCAACCCCGCCGACGTCATCGACCGAGTTGCCGCCGAGGGCGATCCCGCCACATTTGCCCAGCGCACCTTGCAAGGACTACTTGCACTGTGGGAAGAGCCTGATAGCGGCGCGCCGCTGCGCGCGTTGATAGCCGGTGCCGCCCACGACGCGGCGCTGGCAAGTCTGGTGAAGGAGATGGTGGAACGGGAAATGATCGACAAGGTCGCAACCCGGATAGGCGGAGCAGACGCCCACAAACGGGCCGCCGCCTTCTGCGGGCAGATCGCGGGCCTAGTCGTGACGCGCTACATCCTGCATCTCGAACCGGTCTGCTCTATGACGCATGATGAATTAATCCGCCTCTACACTCCTTTGCTGCGCCTCGCGTTGAAGCCAGCCACTCCCGCGCACGGTGGCGTCCGCTGA
- the rpe gene encoding ribulose-phosphate 3-epimerase, whose product MRTPILVASVLPADFSELGQQVKQLEKAGVDRIQWDVMDGRFVPNLTFGPDVIAASRRHVGLGFEAHLMVDDPDPMLPRWVEAGCEIVIVHAESTRHLPHTLSAIRDLGARAGVALNPATPMQAVTNVLHLSDLLLVMTVAPGFGGQQYLAAMEPKIAAARAEIDRRGLEVELEVDGGINAATIGAAARAGATVFCAGSALFNGPGTMADRVAALREAAAAGMKHN is encoded by the coding sequence ATGCGCACACCGATACTCGTCGCCTCTGTTCTGCCAGCGGACTTTTCAGAACTCGGCCAGCAAGTCAAGCAACTGGAGAAGGCGGGCGTCGACCGGATCCAATGGGACGTGATGGACGGCCGATTCGTGCCCAACTTGACATTCGGGCCCGACGTTATCGCCGCCAGTCGCAGGCATGTGGGCCTCGGCTTTGAAGCGCACCTGATGGTCGACGATCCAGACCCGATGCTGCCGAGATGGGTCGAAGCAGGTTGCGAGATCGTTATCGTGCACGCCGAGTCGACTCGGCACCTACCTCACACACTTTCTGCGATTCGCGATCTGGGCGCGCGGGCCGGTGTCGCACTGAATCCCGCCACACCGATGCAGGCGGTGACAAACGTGCTGCACTTGTCCGACCTACTACTGGTGATGACGGTCGCCCCGGGCTTCGGCGGCCAGCAGTATCTAGCGGCGATGGAACCAAAGATCGCCGCGGCCCGCGCCGAAATCGACCGCCGCGGTTTGGAAGTCGAGCTGGAGGTAGACGGCGGAATCAACGCCGCGACGATCGGGGCCGCCGCACGCGCCGGCGCAACAGTCTTCTGCGCAGGCTCGGCGTTGTTCAACGGGCCGGGCACGATGGCCGACCGCGTTGCGGCGCTGCGCGAGGCGGCGGCCGCCGGGATGAAACACAATTGA
- a CDS encoding ATP-binding protein: MVSAARSGRPAVVAVVGDELVGIAVVEFHGERAWISLLGLNNRWRNRGVGSALLGELELRLRALGARRVGALLPAEATGAAALRNSGYRERTDLSFFEKVDTVGSSDAGLLAELGAQTMPCGLWNAMGGMESEKEIVERRIVLPLTEPDIAEKYGVSPPKAVILFGPPGTGKTSFAKAVAGRLGWPFVELLPSRLAAPDVALASALREAFVTLMELEAVVVFIDEVEEIAGSRSGERCDPAHGVTNELLKLIPAFRQRDDRLLICATNSVRSLDSAFLRPGRFDYIIPIGPPDATARAAIWARYLGPAADSVDIDELVAASEMFTPADIEFAARKGAQCGFEREIEFNRGEPSRTEDYLAAIAETRPSLTEAVLAEFTEDIHQRTRL; encoded by the coding sequence GTGGTGTCGGCAGCCAGGTCAGGACGGCCCGCGGTGGTCGCCGTCGTGGGCGACGAGTTGGTCGGTATTGCGGTCGTCGAATTCCACGGCGAACGGGCGTGGATTTCGCTCCTTGGCCTCAACAACCGGTGGCGCAATCGGGGCGTCGGCAGCGCGCTTCTGGGCGAGCTCGAATTGCGCTTGCGCGCGCTCGGCGCACGACGTGTTGGCGCGTTGCTGCCGGCGGAGGCGACCGGCGCGGCGGCGCTGCGCAACTCCGGTTACCGCGAGCGGACCGATCTGTCGTTCTTCGAAAAGGTCGACACCGTCGGCTCCTCGGACGCGGGTCTGCTGGCCGAACTCGGCGCCCAGACGATGCCCTGCGGCCTGTGGAACGCGATGGGGGGGATGGAATCGGAGAAAGAGATCGTGGAGCGGCGGATCGTGCTGCCACTGACCGAGCCGGACATCGCCGAAAAATACGGTGTCTCACCGCCGAAGGCGGTCATCTTGTTCGGGCCCCCGGGAACCGGCAAGACCAGCTTCGCCAAAGCCGTCGCAGGTCGGCTCGGCTGGCCGTTCGTCGAACTCCTGCCGTCGCGTCTGGCCGCACCAGACGTCGCTCTGGCGAGCGCCCTGCGAGAGGCATTCGTGACGCTGATGGAACTGGAAGCCGTGGTGGTGTTCATCGATGAAGTCGAGGAAATCGCGGGATCACGCTCGGGTGAGCGCTGCGATCCGGCGCACGGCGTCACCAACGAGCTGCTCAAATTGATACCCGCGTTTCGCCAGCGCGACGACCGGCTGCTGATCTGCGCGACGAACTCGGTGCGCTCGCTGGATTCGGCGTTTTTGCGACCCGGACGATTCGACTACATCATCCCGATCGGACCTCCGGACGCGACGGCGCGAGCCGCGATCTGGGCCAGATATCTCGGGCCGGCCGCCGATTCGGTCGATATCGACGAACTCGTCGCGGCCAGCGAGATGTTCACTCCGGCCGATATCGAGTTCGCTGCGCGCAAGGGCGCGCAATGTGGGTTCGAGCGAGAGATCGAATTCAACCGTGGCGAGCCGTCCCGCACCGAGGACTACCTCGCGGCAATAGCCGAGACCCGGCCCTCGCTGACCGAGGCGGTGCTCGCCGAGTTCACTGAAGACATCCACCAGCGGACCCGGCTCTGA
- a CDS encoding ArsR/SmtB family transcription factor: MSRDEAERIAKLFKALADPTRVQLLGLLRGRPGGECGYDMTGPLGISQPSVSYHVKVLHEAGLVTRERRGSWVFYRICEERLAEIRRVAGLTSPGTTT; encoded by the coding sequence ATGTCCCGCGACGAGGCCGAACGGATTGCCAAGCTGTTCAAGGCCCTGGCTGACCCGACCAGAGTCCAACTCCTCGGATTGCTCAGAGGCAGACCGGGCGGGGAATGCGGCTACGACATGACCGGCCCACTCGGTATCTCCCAACCGAGCGTGAGTTACCACGTGAAGGTCCTTCACGAGGCAGGCCTGGTCACGCGGGAGCGTCGCGGAAGCTGGGTCTTCTACCGCATCTGTGAAGAACGGCTGGCCGAGATCCGCCGGGTGGCGGGGCTAACCTCGCCGGGCACCACTACCTGA
- a CDS encoding sulfurtransferase, which translates to MADTVAYRNPEALATPEWLAEHLDDPSVRVVDARFAIRAAAQGTLVGSGERDAYREAHIPGAVFVDVMSDLSDHDDPSVVVPPERFEELMGRLGIGDETTVVVYDSQGGTWAARLWWALRYYGHDAVMLLDGGFTCWQAKGFPLDSEIPEPPSATFTVRVRPGLRVDGDQVAHAIGRDDVCIVDALPEIFYTGAARLYPTHRAGHIPTAHNVPAPSHVDAVTHRLLSATELARLWEPVGLAPSRRVITYCGGGVFGAFALFALHVMGHENAALYDASWMEWGADSGRPVETGPRAARMTDINQQT; encoded by the coding sequence ATGGCCGATACCGTGGCCTACCGGAATCCTGAGGCCCTGGCCACGCCCGAGTGGCTCGCCGAGCATCTCGACGATCCGTCGGTCCGGGTGGTGGACGCCCGCTTCGCCATCCGGGCTGCTGCCCAAGGAACGCTGGTCGGCTCCGGGGAGCGGGACGCCTATCGTGAGGCCCACATTCCGGGCGCGGTGTTCGTCGACGTGATGAGCGACCTCTCGGATCACGATGACCCGTCCGTGGTGGTGCCGCCGGAGCGGTTCGAGGAATTGATGGGTCGCCTCGGGATCGGCGACGAGACCACGGTGGTGGTCTACGACAGCCAAGGGGGAACCTGGGCTGCCCGGCTGTGGTGGGCTCTGCGCTACTACGGCCACGACGCCGTCATGCTGCTCGACGGTGGTTTCACCTGCTGGCAGGCGAAGGGATTCCCGCTCGACAGCGAGATCCCCGAACCTCCGTCGGCGACGTTCACCGTGCGGGTGCGACCCGGGCTTCGGGTCGACGGCGATCAAGTGGCCCACGCCATCGGCCGCGACGACGTCTGCATCGTCGACGCGTTACCGGAAATTTTCTACACCGGTGCCGCTCGCCTGTACCCGACCCACCGGGCCGGTCATATCCCGACCGCCCACAACGTGCCGGCGCCGTCCCACGTGGACGCGGTCACCCATCGCTTGCTGTCCGCCACCGAACTGGCCCGGCTGTGGGAGCCGGTGGGGCTGGCGCCGTCTCGCCGTGTCATCACCTACTGCGGCGGTGGCGTGTTCGGGGCCTTCGCCCTCTTCGCGCTCCACGTCATGGGACACGAGAACGCCGCCCTTTACGACGCCTCATGGATGGAATGGGGCGCCGACTCCGGCCGGCCGGTGGAGACCGGACCGCGAGCTGCGCGCATGACCGACATCAACCAACAAACCTAA
- a CDS encoding peroxiredoxin → MTVTESLAPVPVTGMPRIGDPAPAFTAVTTQGEINFPADYAGKWVIFFSHPADFTPVCTSEFMTFATMQEEFASYNTELVGLSVDGLYSHIAWLRTIKDKIAFRDMHDVEVTFPLIEDVSMAIAQKYGMVMPGEDTTKAVRAVFVIDPKGVIRTVIYYPQSLGRNFNELLRIVKALQTADHFHVATPADWRPGDPVIVPPAGSCGTAKQRMEDHVEGVECEDWFFCTKQIPADEIDSAIRVKDGA, encoded by the coding sequence ATGACCGTCACCGAGAGTCTCGCCCCCGTTCCTGTCACCGGCATGCCCCGCATCGGCGACCCGGCCCCGGCCTTCACTGCCGTCACCACCCAGGGTGAGATCAACTTTCCTGCCGACTACGCCGGCAAATGGGTTATCTTCTTTTCCCATCCGGCGGACTTCACACCGGTGTGCACCAGTGAATTCATGACGTTCGCCACGATGCAAGAGGAGTTCGCCTCCTACAACACCGAGCTGGTGGGTTTGTCCGTCGACGGGCTCTACAGCCACATCGCCTGGCTGCGCACGATCAAGGACAAGATCGCCTTCCGCGACATGCACGACGTCGAGGTCACCTTCCCGCTCATCGAGGACGTGTCAATGGCGATCGCCCAGAAGTACGGGATGGTCATGCCGGGCGAGGACACCACCAAGGCGGTGCGCGCGGTGTTCGTCATCGACCCCAAGGGTGTGATCCGGACCGTCATCTACTACCCGCAAAGCCTCGGCCGCAACTTCAACGAGCTGCTGCGCATTGTCAAGGCGCTACAGACGGCCGATCACTTCCACGTCGCAACGCCCGCCGACTGGCGCCCCGGCGACCCAGTGATCGTGCCCCCAGCAGGCTCGTGCGGCACCGCGAAGCAACGAATGGAGGACCACGTCGAAGGCGTCGAATGCGAAGACTGGTTCTTCTGCACCAAACAGATCCCCGCCGACGAGATCGACTCCGCTATCCGGGTTAAAGACGGTGCGTAA
- a CDS encoding MmpS family transport accessory protein gives MKGFSASALVRRGWMLLVAVVVVAVAGFSIYRLHGVFGSHNQASAGSGISNEIVAFNPKEVVLEVFGAPGTVATINYLDVNAQPQKALNMTLPWSYSIRTTQPAVFANVVAQGDSDSIGCRITVNGVVKDERTVTKVNAYTFCLDKSS, from the coding sequence GTGAAGGGATTTTCAGCTAGCGCCCTGGTCAGACGAGGGTGGATGCTGCTGGTCGCCGTGGTCGTCGTCGCGGTTGCGGGGTTCAGCATCTACCGGTTGCACGGTGTCTTCGGCTCGCACAACCAGGCTTCGGCCGGCAGCGGCATCTCGAATGAGATCGTCGCCTTCAATCCTAAGGAAGTGGTCCTTGAGGTCTTTGGCGCGCCCGGGACCGTGGCGACCATCAACTACCTGGATGTCAATGCTCAGCCGCAGAAGGCCCTCAACATGACGCTGCCGTGGTCGTACTCGATAAGGACGACTCAGCCCGCGGTCTTCGCCAACGTGGTGGCGCAGGGTGACAGCGATTCCATCGGCTGTCGCATCACCGTCAACGGTGTGGTCAAAGACGAAAGGACGGTCACCAAGGTGAACGCCTATACCTTCTGCCTGGACAAGTCGTCATGA
- a CDS encoding YlcI/YnfO family protein, translated as MSTQIAVRVPDDLIAFIDDEVRGQHARSRAAVVLRALERERRRRLAERDAVILAATASAPTEMDALAGRSARTILDID; from the coding sequence GTGAGCACACAAATTGCCGTCCGCGTGCCCGACGACCTCATCGCTTTCATCGATGACGAAGTTCGCGGCCAACATGCCCGCAGTCGAGCGGCTGTCGTGCTACGGGCGCTGGAGCGGGAACGTCGCCGTCGCCTCGCTGAACGCGACGCGGTGATCCTCGCTGCGACCGCGTCAGCGCCGACTGAGATGGACGCGCTGGCCGGCCGATCTGCTCGCACCATCCTCGATATCGACTGA
- a CDS encoding RND family transporter produces the protein MSDHRVRRPFLAHTIRRLSVPILLLWVGIAVVTSVAVPRLEEVGKEQNVPLTPADAPSMQAMRHIGRVFHEYHYDSAAMIVLEGDKPLGDDAHRFYDTLVHRLSQDTKHVEHVQDFWGDPLTAAGVQSADGKAAYVQLYLVGNQGDARANESVMAVRDVVEHTQRPKDVKVYVTGAAPLMADQLNVGGKGTIKVTLITLLVIATMLLFVYRSVVTMILVLLTVLIELASARGIVAFLGNSGIIGLSVYATNLLTLLVIAAGTDYAIFVLGRYHEARLAGQDRETAFYTMYYGTAHVVLGSGLTVGGALLSLVFTRLPYFHSLGVPSALGIFVGLLGALTLAPAVLTVGSRFGLLEPKRTMRTRLWRRIGTSIVRWPGPILTATCALALIGLLALPSYKTSYDVRPYIPATAPANIGYAAAERHFSPARLNPEMLMIEADHDMRNTADMIILDRVARAVLHLPGIAGVQTITRPLGTPIDHSSIPFQVSMQSVGQVLNLTYQQDRAGDLLRQADELGKTIDILKQQYALQQELAAVTHEQTESTHETAATLSALRDKLANFDDFLRPIRSYFYWERHCYDIPSCAAFRSVFDALDGLDRLSGQLQSLAETLAKLDAIQPKLVALIPDQIESQQTNRELALTNYATMSGIYDLTAALTENATAMGQAFDAAKNDDFFYLPPTAFQNPDFQRGLKMFLSPDGRAARMIITHEGDPATPEGISHIGPIKKAAHEALKATPLAGARIYLGGTAASYKDIQDGAKIDLLIVAIAALSLILLVMMFVTRSLVGALVIVGTVVLSLGASFGLSVLVWQHIFGIELYWIVLALAVIVLLAVGSDYNLVLISRVKEEIGAGLNTGIIRAMAGSGSVVTAAGLVFAATMSSFVFGDLRILGQIGTTIGLGLLFDTLIVRAFMTPSIAALLGRWFWWPQRVRKRPAPSPWPKPSQLTPVASEEGQP, from the coding sequence ATGAGCGACCATCGCGTGCGGCGGCCCTTCTTGGCGCATACCATCCGTCGGCTTTCGGTACCGATTCTGCTGCTCTGGGTGGGCATCGCTGTCGTGACGAGTGTTGCGGTCCCGCGATTGGAGGAGGTCGGAAAGGAACAGAATGTGCCGCTGACTCCCGCAGATGCGCCATCGATGCAGGCGATGAGACATATTGGCCGAGTGTTCCACGAGTATCACTACGACAGTGCGGCCATGATCGTCCTGGAAGGCGATAAGCCCCTCGGCGATGACGCCCACCGGTTCTACGACACGCTCGTGCACAGGCTCTCACAGGACACCAAGCATGTGGAGCACGTCCAAGACTTCTGGGGAGATCCGCTGACAGCGGCGGGCGTGCAAAGCGCAGACGGCAAAGCGGCCTATGTTCAACTGTATCTTGTCGGCAATCAAGGCGACGCTCGTGCGAACGAGTCCGTCATGGCTGTTCGCGATGTTGTTGAACACACGCAGCGACCGAAGGACGTCAAGGTATATGTAACCGGCGCGGCCCCGCTCATGGCGGATCAGTTGAACGTGGGCGGCAAAGGAACCATAAAGGTCACCCTGATAACTCTGCTGGTGATCGCGACGATGTTGCTATTTGTGTACCGTTCTGTGGTCACCATGATCCTGGTGCTTCTCACGGTGCTTATCGAGTTGGCCTCGGCTCGCGGAATTGTCGCGTTTCTTGGAAACTCCGGGATCATCGGACTTTCGGTGTACGCGACTAATCTGCTCACGTTGTTGGTCATCGCCGCTGGAACGGATTATGCGATATTTGTGCTCGGCCGTTATCACGAGGCGCGGCTGGCCGGGCAGGATCGGGAAACGGCCTTCTACACCATGTATTACGGGACCGCCCACGTCGTTTTGGGCTCGGGCCTGACCGTCGGCGGCGCGCTGTTAAGCCTGGTTTTTACCCGGCTGCCTTATTTTCACAGCCTCGGAGTTCCCTCCGCGCTAGGCATCTTTGTTGGGCTTTTGGGTGCGCTCACCTTGGCCCCCGCCGTGCTTACCGTGGGCAGTCGTTTCGGTCTCCTTGAGCCCAAACGCACGATGAGAACTCGGCTATGGCGGCGGATCGGCACGTCCATCGTGCGTTGGCCCGGACCTATTCTTACCGCGACGTGTGCATTAGCCCTCATCGGGCTGCTCGCCCTACCGTCGTACAAGACAAGTTATGACGTTCGGCCCTATATTCCCGCCACCGCCCCGGCCAATATCGGCTACGCGGCCGCCGAGCGGCATTTTTCTCCGGCTCGGCTGAATCCCGAAATGCTGATGATCGAGGCGGATCATGACATGCGTAATACGGCCGACATGATCATCCTGGACAGGGTGGCCAGAGCCGTCTTGCACCTCCCCGGTATCGCGGGGGTGCAGACCATAACCAGGCCGTTGGGAACGCCCATCGACCATAGCTCGATACCGTTTCAGGTCAGCATGCAAAGCGTCGGCCAGGTCTTGAACCTGACATATCAGCAAGACCGCGCGGGCGACCTGCTCAGGCAGGCCGACGAGCTGGGGAAAACGATCGACATCTTGAAACAGCAGTATGCGCTGCAGCAGGAGCTCGCCGCGGTGACCCACGAGCAGACCGAAAGTACTCATGAAACGGCCGCCACATTGAGCGCTTTGCGAGATAAGCTCGCGAATTTCGACGATTTCCTTCGGCCCATCCGCAGTTATTTCTACTGGGAACGGCATTGCTACGATATCCCCAGTTGCGCTGCGTTCAGGTCCGTCTTTGACGCGCTCGACGGTCTGGACCGGCTCAGCGGCCAGCTGCAAAGCCTCGCCGAAACTCTGGCCAAGCTGGATGCGATCCAGCCGAAACTGGTGGCGCTGATACCCGACCAGATCGAAAGCCAGCAGACCAATCGGGAATTGGCGCTGACCAACTACGCCACCATGTCCGGGATCTACGACCTGACGGCGGCTCTGACCGAGAACGCGACCGCCATGGGACAAGCCTTTGACGCCGCCAAGAACGACGATTTCTTCTACCTGCCTCCGACGGCTTTCCAGAACCCCGATTTCCAGCGCGGCCTGAAAATGTTCCTGTCCCCGGACGGCAGGGCTGCTCGCATGATCATCACCCATGAAGGCGATCCCGCGACCCCAGAAGGCATCTCACACATCGGCCCGATCAAGAAGGCGGCACATGAAGCCCTGAAGGCCACTCCCTTGGCGGGTGCAAGAATTTATCTCGGCGGTACCGCCGCGAGCTACAAGGATATCCAAGACGGCGCCAAGATCGATCTGCTGATCGTAGCAATAGCCGCGCTTAGCCTGATCTTGCTCGTCATGATGTTCGTCACGCGGAGTCTGGTCGGAGCGCTCGTCATCGTGGGCACAGTAGTGCTTTCGTTGGGCGCTTCATTCGGGCTGTCCGTGCTGGTGTGGCAGCATATCTTCGGTATCGAATTGTATTGGATCGTGCTTGCGCTGGCCGTCATCGTGCTTTTAGCGGTGGGATCCGACTATAATCTGGTGCTGATCTCCAGGGTTAAAGAGGAGATCGGCGCCGGATTGAACACGGGCATTATCCGTGCGATGGCCGGCTCCGGCTCGGTGGTGACCGCTGCCGGGCTGGTGTTCGCCGCCACCATGTCGTCCTTTGTTTTCGGCGACCTGCGGATTCTGGGCCAGATCGGGACCACCATCGGCCTCGGGCTGCTGTTCGACACGCTGATCGTGCGCGCATTCATGACACCGTCCATCGCAGCGCTTCTCGGGCGCTGGTTCTGGTGGCCACAGCGCGTGCGCAAGCGGCCTGCGCCCTCGCCATGGCCGAAACCCAGCCAGTTGACGCCCGTGGCTTCGGAAGAAGGCCAGCCATGA
- a CDS encoding type II toxin-antitoxin system PemK/MazF family toxin, with product MRPIHIALLDKSRPVLILTRELVRPHLTNVTVAPITSTVRGLSTEVPVGAANGLNQPSVVSCDNIQTIPVVDLGRQIGYLLASQESALADAIGNAFDLDWVVP from the coding sequence ATGCGACCCATCCATATCGCCCTGCTCGATAAGTCCAGACCTGTCCTGATCCTCACCCGCGAACTCGTGCGGCCGCATCTGACCAACGTCACCGTTGCTCCAATTACATCGACCGTCCGAGGCCTGTCCACCGAAGTCCCGGTAGGCGCTGCGAACGGATTGAATCAACCGTCCGTCGTCAGTTGCGACAACATCCAAACGATCCCGGTGGTCGACCTTGGTCGGCAGATCGGCTATCTACTCGCGTCGCAGGAGTCGGCTCTTGCAGACGCGATCGGTAACGCGTTCGACCTTGATTGGGTCGTGCCATAG
- a CDS encoding carboxymuconolactone decarboxylase family protein: MARINLIDPDQAQGRTREVFERVKAYYKMVPGLQRGLNYLPETTDALWTLSLSTAMEGSIREELKRVFFAVTAYEVECEYCTAAHMIALMGKKWSRQECVELIEGTPSPRLTDKENAAVDFARMVGRRPAGVTDEMTDNLRALGWTDAQIVEIVASVALMRYTTTVASALDVPLEEAMEGVGVSCGVPLDRLEG; encoded by the coding sequence ATGGCGCGGATCAACCTGATCGACCCCGACCAGGCTCAGGGACGGACCCGTGAGGTCTTCGAGAGGGTGAAGGCGTATTACAAGATGGTGCCCGGCCTGCAGCGGGGACTGAATTACCTGCCCGAGACCACAGACGCGTTGTGGACCCTGAGCCTGAGTACGGCGATGGAAGGGAGCATCCGCGAAGAACTCAAGCGCGTGTTCTTCGCGGTGACCGCCTATGAGGTCGAATGTGAATACTGCACCGCGGCCCACATGATCGCCCTGATGGGCAAGAAGTGGAGCCGCCAGGAGTGCGTGGAGCTTATCGAAGGCACACCGTCTCCCCGTCTGACCGACAAGGAGAACGCCGCAGTGGACTTCGCCCGGATGGTCGGCCGTCGTCCGGCCGGAGTCACGGACGAGATGACCGACAACCTACGAGCACTCGGATGGACCGATGCCCAGATCGTGGAGATTGTGGCCTCGGTCGCGTTGATGCGCTACACGACCACGGTGGCCAGTGCCCTCGACGTACCGCTCGAAGAGGCGATGGAAGGCGTGGGGGTGAGTTGCGGGGTGCCGCTGGATCGGCTCGAGGGTTGA